In Excalfactoria chinensis isolate bCotChi1 chromosome 20, bCotChi1.hap2, whole genome shotgun sequence, a genomic segment contains:
- the SH2D5 gene encoding SH2 domain-containing protein 5 isoform X1, giving the protein MKKKTTANGRGLDLAPPPPRTRGITKPAEYVGSFMVEELELQQHMGQLEDQLRALKDCPRRRSVVLRFSLQGLKVYGADGELSICSQARARLCSHHSPSQAPLSLQTLLMAHALRRILYSTCLHAECQFAFVARNPHSPPSALFCHLFVGPPGEVHVLHLLLCRSFQICYLQAHPELQAAEPDPPVLLREPLNPEEVSRTINALLSLRRLPALGPLGAGHVFAQHLLQERRVEAEGRAVGWRLGNPYCSPVLVRKKAIRSKVLRSGAYRDCGAESQLQQREGAPSGGESRGVRGLVLFPDTEAALAESVWAFAGIARAGGIALLHRDVLGAFLLRPEPGGTPRWSLWVRAPCGVVPYCVLRTQQGRFCVEHSHAEFRSMPALLAHYSALPGGCFCRLSVGRRNPGYEQDEDGPALVQHERG; this is encoded by the exons ATGAAGAAGAAGACAACAGCCAATGGGAGGGGGCTGGATCTGGCACCACCGCCCCCTCGCACCCGGGGCATCACCAAGCCAGCAGAG TACGTGGGTTCCTTCATggtggaggagctggagctgcagcagcacatgggGCAGCTGGAGGACCAGCTGCGGGCGCTGAAG GATTGCCCCAGGAGGAGGTCTGTGGTGCTCAGGTTCAGCTTGCAGGGACTGAAGGTCTATGGCGCCGATGGGGAG CTGAGCATTTGCAGCCAGGCTCGGGCCAGGCTCTGCTCACACCACAGTCCCAGCCAGGCCCCACTGTCACTGCAGACGCTGCTGATGGCGCACGCGCTGCGCCGCATCCTGTACAGCACCTGCCTGCATGCCGAGTGCCAGTTTGCCTTCGTGGCCCGCaacccccacagcccccccagCGCTCTGTTCTGCCACCTATTTGTGGGCCCCCCGGGTGAG GTGCACGTGCTGCACCTGCTGCTGTGCCGCTCCTTCCAGATCTGTTACCTCCAGGCGCAccctgagctgcaggcagctgagccTGACCCCCCCGTTCTGCTGAGGGAGCCCCTCAACCCCGAGGAGGTGTCACGCACCATCAACGCACTCCTGTCCCTGCGGCGCCTGCCCGCCCTCGGCCCGCTGGGTGCAGGG CACGTTTTTGCACAGCATTTGCTCCAGGAGCGACGGGTGGAGGCTGAGGGCCGTGCTGTGGGTTGGCGCCTGGGGAACCCCTACTGCTCCCCTGTGCTGGTGCGCAAAAAGGCGATCCGCAGCAAAGTGCTGCGCTCTGGTGCCTACCGCGACTGCGGGGCTGAGAGCCAACTGCAGCAGCGCGAGGGTG ccccatcagGAGGGGAGAGCAGAGGCGTGCGGGGCCTGGTGCTGTTCCCTGACACCGAGGCCGCCCTGGCCGAGAGCGTGTGGGCCTTTGCTGGCATCGCCAG GGCCGGCGGCATCGCGCTGCTGCACAGGGATGTGCTGGGAGCCTTTCTGCTGCGCCCTGAACCCGGCGGGACCCCACGTTGGAGCCTGTGGGTGCGTGCGCCCTGCGGCGTCGTGCCCTACTGCGTGCTACGGACACAGCAGGGCCGGTTCTGCGTGGAG CACTCCCACGCCGAGTTCCGCTCCATGCCGGCGCTGCTCGCGCACTACTCGGCGCTGCCCGGGGGCTGCTTCTGCCGCCTGAGCGTGGGACGCCGCAACCCCGGCTACGAGCAGGACGAGGACGGCCCGGCCCTGGTGCAGCACGAGCGGGGCTAG
- the SH2D5 gene encoding SH2 domain-containing protein 5 isoform X2, producing MKKKTTANGRGLDLAPPPPRTRGITKPAEYVGSFMVEELELQQHMGQLEDQLRALKDCPRRRSVVLRFSLQGLKVYGADGETLLMAHALRRILYSTCLHAECQFAFVARNPHSPPSALFCHLFVGPPGEVHVLHLLLCRSFQICYLQAHPELQAAEPDPPVLLREPLNPEEVSRTINALLSLRRLPALGPLGAGHVFAQHLLQERRVEAEGRAVGWRLGNPYCSPVLVRKKAIRSKVLRSGAYRDCGAESQLQQREGAPSGGESRGVRGLVLFPDTEAALAESVWAFAGIARAGGIALLHRDVLGAFLLRPEPGGTPRWSLWVRAPCGVVPYCVLRTQQGRFCVEHSHAEFRSMPALLAHYSALPGGCFCRLSVGRRNPGYEQDEDGPALVQHERG from the exons ATGAAGAAGAAGACAACAGCCAATGGGAGGGGGCTGGATCTGGCACCACCGCCCCCTCGCACCCGGGGCATCACCAAGCCAGCAGAG TACGTGGGTTCCTTCATggtggaggagctggagctgcagcagcacatgggGCAGCTGGAGGACCAGCTGCGGGCGCTGAAG GATTGCCCCAGGAGGAGGTCTGTGGTGCTCAGGTTCAGCTTGCAGGGACTGAAGGTCTATGGCGCCGATGGGGAG ACGCTGCTGATGGCGCACGCGCTGCGCCGCATCCTGTACAGCACCTGCCTGCATGCCGAGTGCCAGTTTGCCTTCGTGGCCCGCaacccccacagcccccccagCGCTCTGTTCTGCCACCTATTTGTGGGCCCCCCGGGTGAG GTGCACGTGCTGCACCTGCTGCTGTGCCGCTCCTTCCAGATCTGTTACCTCCAGGCGCAccctgagctgcaggcagctgagccTGACCCCCCCGTTCTGCTGAGGGAGCCCCTCAACCCCGAGGAGGTGTCACGCACCATCAACGCACTCCTGTCCCTGCGGCGCCTGCCCGCCCTCGGCCCGCTGGGTGCAGGG CACGTTTTTGCACAGCATTTGCTCCAGGAGCGACGGGTGGAGGCTGAGGGCCGTGCTGTGGGTTGGCGCCTGGGGAACCCCTACTGCTCCCCTGTGCTGGTGCGCAAAAAGGCGATCCGCAGCAAAGTGCTGCGCTCTGGTGCCTACCGCGACTGCGGGGCTGAGAGCCAACTGCAGCAGCGCGAGGGTG ccccatcagGAGGGGAGAGCAGAGGCGTGCGGGGCCTGGTGCTGTTCCCTGACACCGAGGCCGCCCTGGCCGAGAGCGTGTGGGCCTTTGCTGGCATCGCCAG GGCCGGCGGCATCGCGCTGCTGCACAGGGATGTGCTGGGAGCCTTTCTGCTGCGCCCTGAACCCGGCGGGACCCCACGTTGGAGCCTGTGGGTGCGTGCGCCCTGCGGCGTCGTGCCCTACTGCGTGCTACGGACACAGCAGGGCCGGTTCTGCGTGGAG CACTCCCACGCCGAGTTCCGCTCCATGCCGGCGCTGCTCGCGCACTACTCGGCGCTGCCCGGGGGCTGCTTCTGCCGCCTGAGCGTGGGACGCCGCAACCCCGGCTACGAGCAGGACGAGGACGGCCCGGCCCTGGTGCAGCACGAGCGGGGCTAG